In Cryptococcus gattii WM276 chromosome B, complete sequence, the DNA window AACTTTTCGATACTTCCAGATAATCAAGAACTCATGGCATCCTATCCTCAAATGATCAACCTCTTGGCTTCCATTTCAGATGCCCGATTATGTCGTCTGCCAGGAGAGAGTCGCACCAAAATCAATCGACCGTTTTCCATCATCGAGCTCGCCCGAATCCGCCGGGATTGCGTCAGCATCCTTGTGAACATTGGCGAGTACGTTGAGCTCGCTCGAGTACCCTCATCTTCAAGCCTTGCCATCTTCCGCCTCCTATCCACCTTTATCGCATCAGGCTGGGAGTCCAATGCGCTTAATGAGCCTATTTACGGGCCCACactctcatcatccatccGTGATGTCGGTCCACCTACTATCGTCCCATCCATTAACCGTGCCCTCGCCGCGTTTTCCCTTCTTGCCCAACCAGATGCTAACCGCGAGGCCCTCGGATCGTCTGTTCCCCCTTCAGAGCTGGTAGACATGTACGAATCCCTTCTCAAACTCTTGCCCGTCACGAAACGCCAATTCGAGGCGATGCATAGCATCGAAGAAATGCTGGGCTATAACGAAACCCTAGCTCTATGCCTTTACTCTCTAGCCTTCCTCTCGCCGTTACCTGTCAGAGCAAGTATGCGCAACGTACCGGGAAGCATACCGCTTCTCACCCGCATCATCTTTGACACGGCTCTTCAAAAATCCGACTATCGCACAAACCCTTTCGGAATCCTCTGCCGTCGCTTATGTGAAACCCTAGGTGTTCTCAACGGGACCGTCTCGCCAGCAGGCACCGTTGAAGGGCCTAGTGGGATGGGATTCGGCGCCGGGGGGATTGACGGTAGTGGCTGGAAGTTTGCAAGTGGGAAAGTGGAAAATGGATGGTTGGCGGGTAAAGAAGAAGGTGTGTTGGGAGCTATTTTAGGTGTAAAAGGAATGAGTTGGGCCGCGTTGGGAGAGCTGGATGGGATGGTCTGGGGTGGTGATTCGATATctaaataaataaataaataaataaataaataataatagtGGTGTCATCATAACCATGATGTCGTGTGTATAGAATATATATAATCAACCCCACGTATGGATGTGTATAGCTAGAGCACAAACATTGGAGTTGATTTCTATATGTATTATCAACCCGTGAAACTTCAAGGATAAGTAAGGCGCTGGGGGACGAAGCCTTCCATGACTGATTTCAACAACCAGCCCAAAACAAAAAAGGAATTCAAAGTTTCAAAAAAACAGGAGCAGGCAGGACTCGAACCTGCGCGCCTGACGGCATTCGATGAGGAATATTCAAAATTCTAATCGAACCGAGTAACCACTGTCGCACTACTCCAATTGATGGAATTATAACAATCCACAATTAGAATAGTAAACAGAATTGTCCTTTTTTTGTCCATAGGAAAGCTTTTTTTTGCTCTTGATGTACAGTCAGCAAACACCATGCTTAGTGTCTTCCAGATTCTCAGCATCTCGAAATACCATCGAGCTTAATGTGGGATGATACTGAAACTTGGGGCTCCGAATTCAAAACCTCAGTTGTCAATTCTCGTAATTTACGACGCGCACAAATTGTTGAAAGCTCCTTGCCAATCGCCAGCTTGAGTTTCCCCTTCCACATACACATACTTCTTTCCTGTGCCGTTTCTTGATCCCTGTCTTACTCCATTTTCGCCCGCGAGGTTGTCGATATCAAGAAAAACAAGAGTTACGAAGTAAATCGAAGCCCCAGCTATTCTTCGACCCAGTTATTCTCTTTGTAACTTGCGACCATTCGGTTTTCTACCCATCATTTTACGCCTGCTTTACGACTTGTCAAGGGATTTTATACTTCAACAGCCACAATTGTCGGCCGAATAAGGTACTCTTACCAGAAACTTGACAAATTATTCGACGACACTGAGATTGTGATCAACTCCAATGACTCATTACGTCCCAACCTCATTCAAGCCTATGCGGTCTTTAGTGGCGGCAGCAGGTATACAGCTGTCTCCATCGTCTCTTTCGGATCAGGATGAGGGGGCGATCGAAGCAGAAGACGGGGAGCTGGTCTTGGGTAATATCATCATAGATGAATTCCCTGCAGACGGTGACATTCCGGCTCTCGAAGGCGAACACTTTCAACCACCTGGGCTATTCAGCACTTCCATGATGCCAAAGATTGTCAACACCGGCGGCAAATTACATGTGGAACTCAAGACAAGAGATGACGAAGCAACCGTTTCCGAGAAAGATCAGGGGGAAGGGTTAATGTTACCTCAACATGTATTATTAGAGACGTCTTCGGCTGTGCAAGACGCTGAAGATGGCGGTGATGAtggggaaggaggagatcACTCATTAGGGAGAGATGATTTCTTGGAAGGCCTTCACtttgttgatgatgatatTACGAGAGTCGGTCGAACTGTAACCCTTCACAATCGTCAATCTTGCTGACTGTGTTGGTGTAGGGTTCAAGAAGATACTTCAATCCTGAGCCCGAAGATGATCTGGAAGTAGAGGCGACTTTCCTTGCGACAGCGGATTCTAGAAAGGTCTGTCAAAATTGCAAGCGCCCCGGTCATCAAGCTTCAAAATGCCCCCATATCATTGTACGTAGAGTATTCGATGTTGCGTCATCCCCCAAATGCTAACATATTGATTAGTGTACAACCTGTGGAGCCATGGACGAGCATGAGCGTCGTGATTGTCCGCTTAGCAAAGTTTGCTATGGATGCGGTCGGCGAGGCCATCATAAATCAGAATGCCCAGACCCCATTTCCAGGAATAAGCGATGGGCAGGTTGTGAAAGATGTGGAGGTAGAGAACATACGGACAAAGTACGTCACGCTCTTTTCATTTTGTGTCACATCATCCATGCTAATATATACGTAGAACTGTCCCACCTTGTGGAGGATTTACACTTACCGCTCAGATTCGGGCCGACGTGACGCAATCAAATTAAAAGAAAAAGCCGAAGGATGGGTGAAGGAGGCCATCGGCGGCGACGCGATGGAGGATTGGTGCTACAACTGTGCTAGAACTGGCCACTTTGGTGATGTTAGTCATTCCATCAGGCGAAAATGCTTATCGAATCTGACCTCTCATAACAGGACTGTCCCCAACGCCGTGGGTCTCTAGTTCGACTTACGGCTCCTTCGGCATTTTCTCGAGAAATCGCTCGACGCGGACCGTTCTTCTCCGCTCCAAAATCTTCCTTACCTACTCCCACTCACTCTCGATGGGAAGATGACGACCCTTCGGTCATACCGTATACTAGCGCTTATGACTCGTTTGCTGGATCCAACGCTGGTCGTCGAGGGcgagaaaaggagaagcAACGAATGATGGCACGCGATTCCGATTTCAACGACGAAGACGATTGGTTCAGTGGTGAGCGAAATCGTAATATTGGAAAGGGCGCCGGTACGCCGCGAAATAATCCacgaggaggaaaaggtgGAAAACGTCCTTGGGATTCAGAAATGCGAGGGAGGGAATGGGATAGGGATAGGTATGACCGTGAACGGGCTTCTCGGGAATTCTTTGATCGAGATCGCGAACCCCCTCGTTCTCGTGGGCAAGCGTCTTCTAGACGTCGATCTCGTTCGCCTAATCGCCGAGACGGCTCTCGTCACAATGCAATGCAAGAGGCTGCACCTAACTCTGCCCCGCCCAAAGCAGTTTACAGGCCCGCAGTTAAAATGGGAGACGGGGCGATGGACTCCCCTTCTGTACGCGAAGGCGAACGCGGAGCAAAAGCGGGTTCGAAAGCCTTGGTGTCTCGTGCCTTGAGCGGTCAGAATATTAATAATTCTACACCTCGTGGCCGAAAGTCTTCCAATTCGCCTTCGGCTCTTCCATCTTTATTGAGTAGAATTGAATCACCCACTCCATCAAACTCCAGCTCGCGTAGGAGAGAAGGCCGTGGGAAAGAGCAAGAACGCGACTGGGAAAACGAGTGGAGAAGACGCGGAAATGGTGGCGGCAAGGTGGCTAGTTGGGGAAAGGATTTCGACAAGGAAATTGAAGGGTTGACCACCAAGAGGAAGACAAAGGAAGACGGTACAAGTAGGGGGAATAGCGGACAGAAATATTACGGCGGGTATATGTAATGCAAACCCCCCTATAACC includes these proteins:
- a CDS encoding mRNA-nucleus export-related protein, putative (Similar to TIGR gene model, INSD accession AAW41416.1), whose translation is MTHYVPTSFKPMRSLVAAAGIQLSPSSLSDQDEGAIEAEDGELVLGNIIIDEFPADGDIPALEGEHFQPPGLFSTSMMPKIVNTGGKLHVELKTRDDEATVSEKDQGEGLMLPQHVLLETSSAVQDAEDGGDDGEGGDHSLGRDDFLEGLHFVDDDITRGSRRYFNPEPEDDLEVEATFLATADSRKVCQNCKRPGHQASKCPHIICTTCGAMDEHERRDCPLSKVCYGCGRRGHHKSECPDPISRNKRWAGCERCGGREHTDKNCPTLWRIYTYRSDSGRRDAIKLKEKAEGWVKEAIGGDAMEDWCYNCARTGHFGDDCPQRRGSLVRLTAPSAFSREIARRGPFFSAPKSSLPTPTHSRWEDDDPSVIPYTSAYDSFAGSNAGRRGREKEKQRMMARDSDFNDEDDWFSGERNRNIGKGAGTPRNNPRGGKGGKRPWDSEMRGREWDRDRYDRERASREFFDRDREPPRSRGQASSRRRSRSPNRRDGSRHNAMQEAAPNSAPPKAVYRPAVKMGDGAMDSPSVREGERGAKAGSKALVSRALSGQNINNSTPRGRKSSNSPSALPSLLSRIESPTPSNSSSRRREGRGKEQERDWENEWRRRGNGGGKVASWGKDFDKEIEGLTTKRKTKEDGTSRGNSGQKYYGGYM